The window CTGCAGGTGCACATCCAGAATGCCACCTTGGCCGGCGGTGTAGCGGTAGGAACCTGTGCTGACATGAACATCGGACCATTTGGGGCGATGCTGATCGGATTAGTTGCAGGAATCATCTCTACTCTGGGTTTCAAATTCCTAACTGTGAGTCGAACGTCAAAGCCAAGGCTCAAAACGCCACACGTGTCATGAGTCTTCCTCTGTTTTAACCCTCTTTTACTTCTTTTGTTTACGTGAAGCCCATCCTGGCATCCAGCCTGGGCATCCAGGACACCTGTGGAGTCCACAATCTGCACGGCATGCCTGGAATCCTGGGTGGGGTGGCCGGTATTGTAGCCGTGGCTTTGGGAAAGAAAGATGGGTAAGGGAACATGAATCAGCAGGCACataccgacacacacacacacacacacactgttccctACACTCCTCTTTCCCTTCTCTTCCCGTTCAGAGGGAACGTATCCATGCAAGCTGCGGCCTTGGCTTCTTCTCTCGGCTTCGCTTTGGTTGGTGGTCTGGTTACAGGTGGGTGGAAGAGACACGTGGGACATGCAAGGTCCTCAGAACTTGATTCAAATGCACGATGAGACAATTTACTTTCCCTGTCAAGGATTTATAATGAAGATTCCACTTTGGGGACAACCTCCTGACCAGAACTGCTATGACGACTCGTTGTACTGGGAGGTAAGAAATCCCGTTACTCATAAATATCACGTCTGCGGTCTGATGATCATCCATGACACGTGGTGAAACGGTGTTTTCTCTGCTGTCTATTAATAAAACCAGACCTGAGGATTTGGGCTCCTGCTTGCTGCTTCAGCACAGAACGATCATCCGAATCATTTGTTTTCCAGGTTcccgatgaagaggaggagagcggagagagTTTTGCCCACGCCGATCACTCGAAGAACAAAGCAGAAGTCTAAACATCCGCTGTTGTAGCTGGAGATCAAAGATTACTGAAAACCTTTTCAAAGATCAGCGTAGATCAGTGTCTATCACTCCTATCTGCAAGATCTGGTTAAGATAAAATTTgtaagaatgaaaagaaaacagaagattgATCACAGTGGATGCTTTTTCACTGACAGTCAAACGCACTGTCAGGACTTCTTCCATTCACTTCTAATTGTCGCATCATCGATTGTAAAAGTATCACATGTGTTTTCCTCTTGTTACACTTTCACCTGTATCTCGTTTGTGGTCTAAAGTGGCCATTTAATCCaactctgagctgctgctttgcCTGACGTCACTGGAGCCCAGGCCTCACCTGGGACACCAGCGGGGATCCACGGGCCTGGGCAGGGATGGTGGCGAGTTGTAACATTGTTAGAGCTATCATTCATTCTTGTTCTTTTCTATCTGAGGGCAGCTTTTCTCTTACGATAATGCAACAACAGTGCAGCATGTGAGTGGATTTCACAGGAAAAAACAGttgtgtattattattatgtcatTGTATCCTTGGTCAATTTTAGTCAAAGCCCTGCAGGGTTAAAAAGAGAGTAACTGGTACAGAAAGCTTCTCTGCAAAGCAGTTTAACAACAGACGGCAAAGATCCTGGCATGTAAACAGACGGAGTTCGAGGTTATCTAAACTGTTTCCATTTTACGTCCTATCAGTTGGATTTAAGCTATGGATTCTGCAGGAGATGACACGCTCTGCACTGAAAAAGAAGACCAGGGCCAGATTAAACTGACTAAACATGATATTTTAGTTAATCACGTGTTTTATGATGCCCATAAACCTTTAACCCATTtttgttaatgttttttttaatataatgagCATGTGCTCGTGTTTGTATGGCATACTAATTTGATTAAAACTCTGTGATCaaatcattattgttattattattattattattattattattattattattattattattattattattattatattattattattattcgtTGCCAATCATCCTCACAGTTGCCAGCTGGGGGCGCTGtcgcatttacgtttcaagaaTCGTTTTTACGCGCTATTTGAAGCGGTGCATCATGGGATACAAGATGGCTTCCACGTCCGGCTGCTAATTATCTTTACGACAGAAATTTGTGTTGCAAAAAGCATAAATTTACTTtcgctgttgttttcctgttggcATATGATTGCCCCCGCTTTTGGAATGGTGAGTAGATTCCTGAATCTCTGGTTCGTCCTGTAGTAGATCATTTTATACCTTTCAGCGtcttttagcattagcttcgTCTGCCCGGCATGTTTATAAATGATAGCAGACTATAACTCCTGGCCTCCAATCAAATAACGTGTCAATAATATTGATTACGACCTGTGCGTCTGATTGAGATTCAGAATGATGAGAAAACGTAAATAAACGGCGGTGAACGTGAACATAATTTCCCCATCTTTTTAACCACAGTCAACTAAAGCGGAATCCAGGATGTCCAGTTCCAAaacagacgagaggaggagatcaagaagcagaggtcagaatgagGAAGACAACAAGCTTTGTCCTGTTCCTTTAACACGAAACCTGCCAAGCTGAGAAAAATGATGTTTGAAGTGGCTAGTAGTAATCGGTAGCTCTGAATTAAGAACCGTTTGTTTGGGTGGACAGATGAATTTTTGCCTCCTCACTTGTCAGGACGAGAAGAAAGAAAGCGGAAACGGAGTCGGACTagatcctcttcctcctcttcctcgtcatcctcgtcatcttcctcatcttcgtcttcttcttcgtcCTCTTCATCAAGTTCCTCGTGCTCATCGAGCCACAGCCGCTCCAGCTCTAGCAGTAATGGTAAGTCTAACTTTAAAGTCTGTCGTTAAATGTGGGTACTAATAATACAAAAGTACTAATATTGATATGTTTGtcgtgttgctgctgttgttgttggagtTGTTTTTTAGACTCCCGCAGCAAATCCAGAAAACATtctaagaaaatgaaaaaggagaAACACCCCAAAAAAGTAACCCAATGGATTTTTTGAATTCATGCTCACAATATGGTTTTAATAATGCAGAAAATAGAAATCTCACACCTCTTGTTGCTgcagaaagggaagaaagagaagcgacataaacataaaaagaacaaaaaagcaaaagggggagaagagggcTCAGGACCTGTACAGATATCCAAGGTAAAGTTCCATATTAGGGAAGAATGAATCCTTTAACTTATGTTATAGTTCTATTTCCAACCTTTTGTGTTTACAACAGTATTTACAAGATCGGAAAAAAGGCAAGTACAGCATGATTTCAGGGAAAAAGATCAAAATGAAGGTAAAGAAGTCAAAGGAAGACAAAAAGGTAATCCAGTGTTTTCACCATCGAGGATGCAGTCACTCATTATTTCCATTCAGTGTTTCCTAATATTTGACATTTCTGTTTCCAGAGGGATAAAAATCGAGCACAACTTCTTGAATTCTTGAACTCTACCCTGTGAAGTCCAGGAGCACCAACAGAACTCAGGAGACCAAAGGACATCTTGCAGCAACACACAAGAAAGATCAGAAGCCCGAGCTGTGTGTTCCAACCACTGTTTATGTGTTCGTCAGCACTCTCGTGACAGGAGCTGCCGGCACCATTCTGGGACTCCTCCCGCTGTCCTGACGGGAGCTGGagtctgttgttgttgctgctgatgatCCAGGTTTGAGCTGTCGGTTCCGATAAATGCCACTTTTTAAATAATGAGGCCGTCTTGCTCGTTGGGAAGCGGGTGCATCAAGAAAAGccaatgtttaaatgtttagtGACGTCCCTGCTAAAGTCATCATTTTACATTCAGTCAACAATCTTTCTTTTATCAACATAATTGTGGctctgtggttgtttttttaaatttttttaggTGCGCTTAATTGTCAGATGCAGGCAGCCAAGATCACCACCCGCCTGAAACATGCTAACAAGCTGTTGATAATTCATTTAAATCCACCGTGTTCCTTCTGCTGCGGCGCTTGTCTAACAAGGGTAAATGCCATCCTCAgttaaaatgacctttttgaACCCTGAACATTTCCAAAGTGAATAAAGGAAAAGTGTCATCAGTCTTATTTTTGACATTTGTAAGAGTTCCAAAGAGAatcagcttttattttcaaatccaCTGAGAAAGGTATTAAAATGCAGCTAGTGACTTGGTAGCATTTACATAAACACCTCATGGTTTTCTAGATACTACTGAGCCTTTTGGGGGGTGACAACAATGGAAAGGCCTGTTTCGATCTTGATGAGGTTGTTGCACCAAATCATTCACACGCCGCGCTGCAACCATCATCTTGACAGTTTTGAGCCTCCCGGAAACCAAACCTCGGTCTCTGCACAtgtttcacctgctgctgcatcatctGGGAAGCTCCAGGAAGAGGATGGGGTTCTCCCTGCCTTTACTGGTGCAAGTCCAGTACAGAATCTGTCCCATCAGACAacttcactgctgctgctgcttcctttgtTCCTGAAGTTAGGCATGCTCCACACCCTCTGTGACCTCCCCGTGGcgtcctcccctctctccacGTCCTCCGACACCGTTTTCAGGTCACTCAGCCCCGTCCTGGCCGCCACGGTTGACGTCAATCCGGGCGTGCTTCCGAACGGGTTGATCTTGATGCGGGACCGGAAGTTGACCAGGGACATGCTCGGGGCGGGCTTGTTCCACTGGCGGGCGAGTCGCTGggtttcctgctcctccttcaacTGATCCAGAACTTCCAGGAGGAGGGAGCGAAACAGGCTGGACACTTCTTGCACCTCGGGCTCGTTGACCTGCATGACCTCCCGGAACCTGAGCagcagggaacaggaagtgggacagTTGTATAAGGCAGATCCTTGGAGTTGGAGAAAGAACCCCAGAGTTGGAGCCTAAATCCGTACTTGGCAAGAAAACATCTAATAAGAAGAACAAATGTCATGAAAGGCAGTAACAATgtcaccccccctcctgctAATCAGTccctgctgcacagctgctgaGTGCTCAGCAGACCTTTAAATAGGCATCTGTTGGCCAGCAGGCTTCTTGGAGGGTGCTTCTGGTGAACCAATGATTGACTTAATTCCCGCCACTCGTGCACAAACAGGTTAGCCAAGCAGTCTGAGTCACCGCGGGGAACGAGGCCTCAGCTGTGACCAACGGGAGCGCATGTGTTAATCACCCCACAGAAGGCCCATCAACACCAGTCAAATGTGTCGGCGCTCATTACGAGACACCTGCGGCCTGAGCGGAGACCCGAGCGAGGTCAGGCGGTCCGTGGGTGATGCAGATTAAAGGAAGTGTCATCAACTTCTGTGGTTGCCGGGGGCGATGGTCCTCACCTGAGTATGACCGCGCCACAGCAGGACGGCGGCACCTTGGAGCAGAGCTCCTCCAGGCCGAGTCTCTGCCCGGTGCTGATGCTGAAGGAGGAGCGCGGCGTCATGGCCAGCCAGCCGTAGTCCACGCCGGTCCTGAGGCGCCGgtactcgctctctctctccctctgctgcctctcGGCCTCCTTCAGCTGCCAGCTCAGCTCCAGCATCAGCGTTTCGGTGACCACCTCGGAGGGATCCCTCCGGGGGGTCCGGTGATACGGCTCATTCCAGCTGAACCAGGAGGCCATGTTCTGCATCACGAGCTCCCCAGGAAGAGAACGTTATTCCGGACGGACGCCTGAGTGAAGTAAATGGAAAATCCATAACTGTTAGAAAGTAAAATCTAAATGGGTTTAATGAGACATTTTGTCTtgaagggtcaaaggtcaccgccgGTGACACTATGtgcaggacaaagaggagagacTGAGACTGTGTTCATCTCTCCAACCATGAGGAACATGGATGATGGGGATCCCTTTAGATCATTTAGCGCTGCTCTGTCTCTTTTCAGATGAAAGTCTCTccatcttttcctcttttcaatGATCCCTTGTCTGAAAAGGCACCTCGTTCGATCGTGTTGTTGCGATTATTTCGAGGAATTTTGAGGAAATGGCTGGAAACATGGACTCGTTCAGGTTCAGATCACACGAAACACTGGAAAGGCTTTGAGCAGTTTTCCCTCATCACCAATGAATCACACGAAATCGTGGAATGAGGGAATATTTCAGTGCGGTGACCTGAGGAGGCTGCTGATCACTCATCATTTGCCGcagccttcttttcttttcctcttctctcctttctggCCATTCACCAGCTCAGGTTGTCATTCAAACCCCAGCTGCTGTTGTTAGGAAGGCAGAAACCTGAATCAGATTAGTCACCGTGTTGCAGAAATAAACCCTCAAGATGGAGTCAAACACCTCCAGCAAACCTGCTCTTCATGCGCTTGTGCCAGGTCTGTTTGAGTCAGCACTAAATAATCTATTCACCAGGAATCTGTGATCACATCACGCGAAGGTTTGATCAGcaatttcacaaagctgtttttattttcccagtACAACCGCTTTTAACGCAGCGCGACCCCTGGAACCGTTTGAATGGAGGTGTTGCAGAAAGACTCACAGAAAGAACGATCCTCCCTTGTTGCTGGTCCCAAGTTTCTTCTCAGGACCTGTTGGGGGAACAAGAACCACAGCGGAGCAAAAGAAGACGATCCGCAGCAGCCAGACAGTTGACtggcttttaaaatgaaaagaaatgggtcctcccctctctctctttctctccctccctctctctccccctccctctccctctcctctccttcctcccccgaGCTTCTTTAGCCTGTTTTTACTTGTTGCAGGAGGTTGGCAGCAGCATCTCTAACGAGATCCATTGGATCACGGCCCCCAATGAAATGCTTATGAAGCTTGTAATGATTGGCCGTTGCCAT of the Takifugu flavidus isolate HTHZ2018 chromosome 19, ASM371156v2, whole genome shotgun sequence genome contains:
- the rd3 gene encoding protein RD3; this translates as MQNMASWFSWNEPYHRTPRRDPSEVVTETLMLELSWQLKEAERQQRERESEYRRLRTGVDYGWLAMTPRSSFSISTGQRLGLEELCSKVPPSCCGAVILRFREVMQVNEPEVQEVSSLFRSLLLEVLDQLKEEQETQRLARQWNKPAPSMSLVNFRSRIKINPFGSTPGLTSTVAARTGLSDLKTVSEDVERGEDATGRSQRVWSMPNFRNKGSSSSSEVV
- the si:ch211-22i13.2 gene encoding pinin, encoding MIAPAFGMSTKAESRMSSSKTDERRRSRSRGREERKRKRSRTRSSSSSSSSSSSSSSSSSSSSSSSSSSSCSSSHSRSSSSSNDSRSKSRKHSKKMKKEKHPKKKGKKEKRHKHKKNKKAKGGEEGSGPVQISKYLQDRKKGKYSMISGKKIKMKVKKSKEDKKRDKNRAQLLEFLNSTL